One genomic window of Gracilinema caldarium DSM 7334 includes the following:
- a CDS encoding DUF92 domain-containing protein: protein MSPKTSRKLVHIGVSHWWLFAMFWIENPIIASIGPAVFIILNWISIQTNAFKGMNIEASRHNYGTVYFPLSLLLLVLASWYDFMPKWTAGTAILVLGWGDGLAAIVGEGVPSPSGNVFGWRKSMAGTIAMFTVSSLVVFLMTRAFNPEITLWNVLLRSIGTGLVAAYLEVFSPFGLDNLTVPLGTALYFYYISPLTLNTSFIFAFSCLAAAAYAAWYKHAVTAEGALAGLGLGTVIYMGAGLGGLLVLAAFFISSTMASRIRKEQKERLGLQRIHEKGDRRDAIQVFANGGVGMLSSVLYAFTGSQLFLIALLVSFAAATADTWASELGVLNRGKPRSIINFKPLEPGFSGGVSPFGFAASLLGSLIIAILVFVIAPFQAHKALVPVLIGGFMGALFDSFLGATIQAQYRCAETGELVERPYTGDMKNKLIKGFTWMNNDMVNFLSILVATFLTSFWYMAIQ, encoded by the coding sequence ATGTCTCCGAAAACAAGCCGTAAACTGGTTCATATCGGTGTTTCTCACTGGTGGCTCTTTGCCATGTTCTGGATAGAAAATCCAATCATCGCAAGCATTGGACCAGCGGTCTTTATCATTTTAAACTGGATCAGTATTCAGACTAATGCATTTAAGGGAATGAATATCGAAGCGTCCCGGCATAATTACGGGACGGTTTATTTTCCTCTGTCTTTGTTGCTGTTGGTACTTGCATCCTGGTATGACTTCATGCCGAAGTGGACTGCCGGTACGGCTATTCTAGTCCTTGGCTGGGGAGATGGCTTAGCTGCCATAGTAGGGGAAGGAGTACCTAGTCCTTCTGGCAATGTATTTGGGTGGCGAAAATCAATGGCCGGAACCATTGCGATGTTTACCGTATCCAGTCTGGTCGTTTTTTTAATGACCCGTGCTTTTAATCCAGAGATTACCCTTTGGAATGTGCTCCTTCGTAGTATCGGGACCGGTCTTGTAGCGGCCTACCTGGAAGTATTCTCACCCTTTGGACTCGATAACCTGACAGTACCTCTTGGGACAGCTCTTTATTTTTATTATATTTCACCCCTCACCCTGAATACATCATTTATTTTTGCCTTTTCCTGTCTCGCCGCAGCTGCTTATGCCGCCTGGTATAAACATGCAGTAACGGCAGAAGGGGCTCTTGCAGGACTTGGACTGGGGACGGTTATTTATATGGGTGCGGGTTTGGGAGGTCTCTTGGTTTTAGCTGCCTTTTTTATATCTTCCACCATGGCAAGCCGTATCAGGAAAGAACAAAAGGAACGGCTTGGCCTACAGAGGATCCATGAAAAGGGAGACCGGCGGGATGCGATCCAGGTTTTTGCCAATGGAGGAGTAGGGATGCTGAGCTCTGTTCTGTATGCTTTTACGGGAAGCCAACTTTTTCTGATTGCACTGCTCGTATCCTTTGCTGCCGCCACCGCTGATACCTGGGCCAGTGAATTGGGAGTTCTGAATCGCGGGAAACCCCGGTCTATCATTAATTTTAAACCCCTGGAGCCGGGCTTTTCCGGCGGTGTAAGCCCATTTGGTTTTGCCGCATCCCTCTTGGGTTCCCTGATCATTGCCATACTGGTGTTTGTGATTGCACCCTTCCAGGCTCATAAAGCTTTGGTACCGGTGCTCATTGGTGGCTTTATGGGTGCTCTTTTCGATTCATTCCTTGGGGCCACCATACAAGCCCAATATCGCTGCGCCGAAACAGGAGAGCTCGTTGAACGGCCCTATACGGGCGACATGAAAAACAAACTCATTAAGGGTTTTACCTGGATGAACAATGATATGGTCAATTTTTTGTCCATCTTGGTGGCTACTTTTTTAACTTCCTTCTGGTATATGGCAATACAGTAA
- a CDS encoding NADH:ubiquinone reductase (Na(+)-transporting) subunit D, with product MSPAKKRSPAAEILVQNLWWNNPIFIQVLGICSTLAVTNNLTNTAIMTIGVSLTTAFSSMSISAMNKLIPNKVRMIVQVLVISFYVIIIDIVLRAYLPDISRSLGPYVGLIITNCIIMGRAEGFARSNPPLLSFWDGLTSGFGYMAVLMLIAVVREILGFGSLFGIPVLTSLMGEAFTPWTIMIMAPSAFFLVALVIWGAKTMQENMKIAAKASQGGAK from the coding sequence ATGAGCCCAGCGAAAAAACGTAGCCCCGCTGCTGAAATTCTGGTACAGAACCTCTGGTGGAATAATCCCATCTTTATTCAGGTTTTGGGTATCTGTTCGACCCTGGCGGTAACCAATAACCTGACCAATACGGCAATTATGACCATTGGGGTGAGCCTGACCACCGCATTTTCCAGTATGAGCATTTCTGCGATGAATAAGCTTATCCCCAATAAGGTCCGAATGATTGTCCAGGTGCTGGTCATATCCTTCTATGTTATCATTATTGATATTGTACTCAGGGCCTACCTGCCTGATATTTCCCGGTCCCTGGGCCCCTATGTAGGACTCATCATCACCAACTGTATCATCATGGGCCGGGCCGAAGGTTTTGCCCGTTCCAATCCGCCCCTCCTGTCTTTCTGGGATGGCTTAACCAGCGGTTTTGGTTATATGGCGGTCCTCATGCTCATTGCGGTGGTGCGGGAAATCCTGGGATTCGGCAGTCTTTTCGGTATTCCGGTCCTGACAAGCCTTATGGGCGAAGCCTTTACTCCCTGGACCATCATGATTATGGCCCCCAGTGCCTTCTTCCTGGTTGCCCTGGTCATCTGGGGCGCTAAGACCATGCAGGAAAACATGAAGATCGCTGCAAAAGCATCACAAGGAGGCGCAAAATGA
- a CDS encoding Rnf-Nqr domain containing protein, translating into MSPVVHPITLLFASIFTSNILLANFLGMCSFISISKDQKSSFGLGLAVTVVMTITMVVSWAVLKLVIEPLGLEYLSFIIFIIVIAAIVQILEMVIDRLSPALYMALGIFLPLITVNCAILGAILFMQIRNYNFWQTLSFGFGSGAGWWLAIMLLSSIRKKIDVAPVPAGLKGPGITIITIGFMAMAFIGFSGMLSVQ; encoded by the coding sequence ATGAGTCCTGTGGTTCATCCCATCACCCTGCTTTTTGCATCCATATTCACGAGCAACATCCTTCTGGCTAACTTCCTCGGGATGTGCTCCTTCATCTCTATTTCCAAGGACCAGAAAAGCTCCTTTGGTTTAGGTCTTGCGGTTACCGTGGTCATGACCATCACCATGGTGGTGTCCTGGGCGGTGCTTAAGCTTGTTATTGAGCCCCTGGGGCTCGAGTACCTCTCGTTCATCATCTTTATTATCGTTATCGCCGCCATAGTCCAGATTCTGGAAATGGTTATAGACCGCCTATCTCCGGCCCTGTATATGGCCCTCGGTATTTTCCTCCCCCTCATTACGGTAAACTGTGCCATCCTGGGAGCAATCCTCTTTATGCAGATCCGGAATTACAATTTCTGGCAGACCCTCAGCTTTGGCTTCGGTTCCGGCGCGGGGTGGTGGCTGGCCATCATGCTCCTTTCATCAATCCGAAAAAAGATTGATGTAGCCCCAGTCCCCGCGGGACTTAAGGGTCCCGGGATTACCATCATCACCATCGGTTTTATGGCCATGGCCTTCATCGGCTTTTCCGGTATGCTCAGCGTCCAGTAG
- a CDS encoding RnfABCDGE type electron transport complex subunit D: MFQKQPIMRKVLYSLAPIFLFSIYLYGLRPILTALVVFPLGVAVEYLFEKKRGKKVSEAVLVTCALYTLSMPPVVPLWIVAVGIVFAVFMAKEVYGGFGRNIFNVAIAGRLFVYISFATILQAGFVEPGAFGASAGLWGYPVDGMTAATPLAQLRQGEPLSVLNAITGFRMGSMGESSVILILLAAIYLIATKTASWRLIASTIGSAVLLNGALLLAGVSRVLPMESLLVGSFLYVAVFMATDPVTAPKKPLAQWLYGTVIGVSVVLIRSFALFPEGTSFAVLLANTAASMFDDLVTGKKPKAATAPQVPAAEKSAPSASAGAQKTTGGAQ, encoded by the coding sequence TTGTTTCAAAAACAACCGATCATGCGCAAGGTGCTCTACAGTCTTGCGCCTATTTTTCTGTTTTCTATATATCTCTATGGATTACGTCCAATCCTAACTGCCCTGGTGGTGTTTCCTCTGGGGGTGGCGGTAGAGTATCTATTTGAAAAAAAACGGGGTAAAAAGGTCAGTGAAGCGGTTCTTGTAACCTGTGCCCTGTACACCCTGTCCATGCCGCCGGTGGTCCCCCTCTGGATTGTTGCGGTAGGCATTGTCTTCGCCGTTTTCATGGCCAAAGAGGTGTACGGCGGTTTTGGCCGAAATATCTTTAATGTGGCCATTGCCGGGCGGCTTTTTGTATATATTTCCTTTGCCACGATTCTGCAGGCTGGTTTTGTTGAGCCCGGCGCTTTTGGCGCTTCCGCAGGTCTGTGGGGCTATCCGGTAGATGGCATGACGGCAGCCACGCCGCTGGCCCAGCTCCGTCAGGGTGAGCCCCTTTCGGTGCTTAATGCCATAACAGGATTCCGTATGGGTTCCATGGGAGAAAGTTCGGTTATCCTGATTCTTCTGGCGGCTATTTACCTTATTGCCACCAAAACCGCAAGCTGGCGGCTTATAGCCTCTACGATCGGTTCGGCGGTTCTTCTGAACGGTGCCCTCCTTTTAGCGGGGGTTTCCCGGGTGCTTCCCATGGAATCCCTTTTAGTGGGGAGTTTCCTTTATGTGGCGGTCTTTATGGCTACCGATCCGGTCACGGCGCCTAAGAAGCCTCTGGCCCAGTGGCTCTATGGAACGGTCATCGGTGTTTCAGTGGTGCTCATCAGAAGTTTCGCCCTGTTCCCCGAGGGTACCAGTTTTGCCGTCCTTCTGGCTAATACGGCAGCCTCCATGTTCGATGACCTGGTAACAGGCAAAAAGCCGAAAGCGGCTACTGCCCCTCAGGTTCCCGCAGCAGAGAAGTCTGCACCATCAGCGTCGGCTGGTGCGCAGAAAACCACAGGGGGTGCACAATGA
- a CDS encoding lipoate--protein ligase family protein: MAYQWRLLRTGFHNAFYNMGLDQAILEAVAAAKAPPTLRFYGWQPPAISIGYFQGMQEEVDLSACRQHGIDTVRRITGGGAVFHQSEVTYSIVLPFDHPLADQNILASYGRLCQGIVAGLAKLGVTAEFAPINDIVVGGRKISGNAQTRKLGCILQHGTILLDVDVDLMFTLLKVPSEKARGKAIADVKERVTSLSRILGRTVSFDAVSMALEQGFREALDLNLVVEQPSAAELERAENLARSRFASEDWNLKR; this comes from the coding sequence ATGGCTTACCAGTGGCGCTTACTCAGAACAGGTTTTCATAATGCCTTCTATAATATGGGTCTTGATCAGGCAATTCTTGAGGCCGTAGCCGCCGCTAAGGCACCGCCAACCCTTCGTTTCTATGGCTGGCAGCCCCCGGCTATATCAATTGGATATTTTCAGGGGATGCAGGAAGAGGTCGATTTGTCTGCCTGCCGCCAGCATGGCATCGATACGGTCCGGCGCATTACCGGCGGCGGGGCAGTCTTTCATCAATCTGAAGTAACCTACAGCATCGTTCTTCCCTTTGACCATCCTCTGGCAGACCAGAACATTCTGGCAAGCTATGGCAGGCTCTGTCAGGGCATCGTAGCAGGGCTTGCAAAACTGGGGGTAACTGCGGAATTTGCTCCGATCAATGATATTGTAGTGGGAGGCAGGAAGATTTCCGGCAATGCCCAGACAAGAAAGCTCGGCTGTATCCTCCAGCATGGTACCATCCTCCTCGATGTGGATGTGGACCTTATGTTCACCTTGCTCAAGGTCCCTTCAGAAAAGGCGCGGGGCAAGGCGATTGCGGATGTTAAAGAGCGGGTAACGAGTCTTTCAAGGATCCTGGGCCGTACTGTCTCCTTCGATGCAGTGTCCATGGCTCTGGAACAGGGCTTTAGAGAAGCCCTGGATCTGAACCTGGTCGTCGAGCAACCGTCGGCGGCAGAACTTGAACGGGCAGAGAACCTTGCCCGTTCCCGTTTTGCCAGTGAGGACTGGAATCTGAAGCGATAA
- a CDS encoding phytoene/squalene synthase family protein translates to MEASTVSKGSISPDELAAFQRATFQKGSKTYFNSSIFFPKQVRERVFTLYAFVRRADDFVDAQPQDREGFYRFRTYAEKALGIHLHQHETGLSVAGIETGLPAPEDQAVIEAYAELGRELGFDPAWTVAFLDAMEADLIKNRYDSLEECLSYMYGSAEVIGLFMSRCMDLPDRAYEAAQLLGRAMQYINFIRDVAEDRALGRRYLPLEGEVEDIVDPQWAFNHPERFSAWLVGHLNRYRQWQIGAVAGYRSIPYRYRLPIKTAADMYWWTAKTIEQNPLVVFQRKVKPGKGRILLQFFTNLFAGIRV, encoded by the coding sequence GTGGAAGCATCCACAGTGTCCAAGGGGTCGATCAGCCCCGATGAACTGGCTGCATTTCAGCGCGCTACCTTTCAGAAGGGCAGTAAAACCTATTTTAACTCAAGCATTTTTTTCCCAAAACAGGTCCGGGAGCGGGTGTTCACCCTCTATGCCTTTGTCCGCCGGGCTGATGACTTTGTCGATGCCCAGCCCCAGGATCGGGAAGGGTTTTACCGGTTTCGCACTTATGCTGAGAAAGCTCTGGGTATTCATCTTCACCAACATGAAACAGGACTGTCCGTAGCTGGCATTGAAACAGGACTGCCGGCCCCTGAAGATCAGGCCGTCATCGAGGCCTATGCGGAGTTGGGCCGTGAACTGGGATTCGATCCTGCCTGGACAGTGGCTTTTTTAGATGCCATGGAAGCGGACCTCATCAAGAACCGTTATGACAGCCTGGAAGAATGTCTTTCGTATATGTATGGTTCTGCGGAGGTGATTGGGCTATTCATGAGCCGCTGTATGGACTTGCCCGACAGGGCCTATGAAGCGGCACAACTGCTTGGCCGGGCGATGCAGTACATCAATTTTATCCGGGATGTGGCTGAGGACCGCGCATTAGGCCGCCGTTATTTACCGCTGGAAGGTGAAGTCGAAGATATTGTCGATCCCCAGTGGGCATTCAATCACCCCGAAAGGTTTTCTGCATGGCTGGTAGGCCACCTGAACAGATACCGGCAATGGCAAATCGGTGCTGTTGCGGGGTACCGCTCTATCCCCTACCGGTATCGCCTTCCCATTAAAACCGCTGCAGACATGTACTGGTGGACTGCAAAAACCATAGAACAGAACCCGCTGGTGGTGTTTCAACGCAAGGTAAAACCTGGCAAGGGCAGGATACTGCTTCAGTTCTTTACAAATCTTTTTGCGGGTATACGGGTATGA
- a CDS encoding phytoene desaturase family protein: MKKQVLVIGAGFAGLSTAALLAKEGLQVTILEKCDSPGGRARLWEKDGFAFDMGPSWYLMPEVFDSYFRLFGKEREHYYRLNKLKTHYKVFFEGQDPVTITSDFEATKKVFEGFESGAGKKLEAYVANSRYKYNTAMEDFLYREYRHIFQFLNWRLMTEGLRLNVFQSLDPYVRRFFTDVRARQILEYAMVFLGASPSNAPALYSLMSYLDLSDGVYFPEGGMYAIVEGLVKLCEELGVRIEYGTEVQHIDEKQGRLSTVRAQQHGQLREYTADAAVMCGDYAHADRDLLNPEHANHSRPYWDKAVLAPSMFIAYLGLNREIPELAHHNLYFSRDWDAHFDSIFKRPHWPDNPCFYLSAASKTDRRAAPPDKENLFLLVPVAPGLDDSDDVRQAYYEKALAHVEQRLGITIKPYIQVERIFSQRDFAESYHAFKGTALGMAHTLWQTAVFRPSMRSKKVRGLFFAGQYTHPGVGVPMTFIASQVVAPIVTSYLNGKA, translated from the coding sequence ATGAAAAAACAGGTTCTCGTCATTGGGGCCGGCTTTGCCGGCCTGAGCACTGCGGCTTTGCTTGCAAAAGAAGGCTTACAGGTTACTATTCTGGAAAAATGCGATTCCCCCGGAGGCCGGGCAAGGCTGTGGGAAAAGGATGGCTTTGCCTTTGATATGGGTCCATCCTGGTACCTGATGCCTGAAGTTTTCGATAGCTACTTTCGCCTCTTTGGAAAAGAGCGGGAGCACTACTATAGGCTGAATAAACTAAAAACCCACTATAAGGTATTTTTCGAAGGTCAGGATCCGGTTACCATTACCAGCGATTTCGAAGCAACAAAAAAGGTCTTCGAAGGCTTCGAATCCGGCGCTGGCAAGAAGCTGGAAGCCTATGTGGCCAATTCCCGCTACAAATACAATACAGCCATGGAGGACTTTTTATATCGGGAGTACCGGCATATTTTCCAGTTTCTTAACTGGCGGCTTATGACCGAGGGCCTACGACTTAATGTATTCCAATCTCTGGACCCCTATGTGCGGCGCTTCTTTACCGATGTTCGAGCCCGCCAAATCCTGGAATATGCCATGGTATTTCTTGGTGCAAGCCCTTCGAATGCCCCGGCCTTATATTCCCTGATGTCCTATTTAGACCTGTCCGATGGGGTCTATTTCCCCGAAGGCGGCATGTACGCCATCGTAGAGGGCCTGGTAAAACTCTGCGAGGAACTGGGGGTCCGCATAGAATACGGAACCGAGGTCCAGCATATTGATGAAAAACAGGGCAGGCTTTCCACCGTCCGGGCCCAACAACATGGGCAACTGCGGGAGTACACCGCCGATGCGGCGGTTATGTGCGGCGACTATGCCCATGCCGACCGGGACCTGCTGAATCCTGAACATGCCAACCATAGCCGCCCGTATTGGGATAAGGCAGTTCTCGCGCCCAGTATGTTTATTGCCTACCTGGGGCTTAACCGGGAAATCCCGGAACTGGCTCATCACAACCTGTATTTTTCCCGTGATTGGGATGCTCATTTTGACAGTATCTTTAAAAGACCCCATTGGCCGGATAACCCCTGTTTCTATCTCTCCGCGGCCTCTAAAACCGATCGTAGAGCTGCACCACCAGATAAGGAAAACCTGTTCCTGCTGGTACCGGTTGCACCGGGCTTGGATGATTCGGACGATGTTCGTCAGGCCTATTATGAGAAGGCCCTAGCCCATGTGGAACAGCGGCTTGGAATTACCATAAAGCCCTACATACAGGTGGAGCGGATCTTCTCTCAGCGGGACTTTGCTGAATCATATCATGCCTTTAAGGGTACCGCTTTGGGTATGGCCCATACCCTGTGGCAGACCGCAGTGTTCAGGCCTTCCATGAGGAGCAAAAAAGTACGGGGACTTTTCTTTGCGGGCCAGTATACCCATCCTGGTGTGGGGGTGCCCATGACCTTTATTGCATCCCAGGTGGTAGCCCCTATAGTGACCAGTTATCTCAATGGGAAGGCTTAG
- a CDS encoding FMN-binding protein — MKRDSMLYTVLFTFIICMVFVFFLALANELTKDRVAANRRFAERSAILSALGIGYSAPGEVDSLYDAQVSTLKTDAGLIYKATVDGQPRYATKVAGPGLWGTIQAILAVDQQVERIEGFRILAHNETPGLGGRIDEAWFQTQFRGEKIGPEGIAVRQGSGKGDPDPDNSQVDAVTGASRTSQAIEDIVNKELRMFKTLRDKGGLQ; from the coding sequence ATGAAACGGGACAGCATGCTCTATACAGTACTTTTTACCTTCATCATCTGTATGGTGTTTGTGTTTTTCCTTGCTTTAGCCAATGAGCTTACCAAAGACAGGGTTGCGGCCAATCGGCGCTTTGCCGAACGGTCCGCCATTTTGTCTGCCCTGGGGATAGGGTACTCCGCCCCAGGCGAAGTGGACTCCCTCTATGATGCTCAGGTTTCGACCCTTAAGACCGATGCAGGCCTTATATACAAGGCTACCGTAGATGGTCAGCCCAGATATGCCACCAAGGTTGCCGGTCCTGGCCTCTGGGGTACCATCCAGGCGATTCTGGCGGTGGACCAGCAGGTCGAGCGGATAGAGGGTTTCCGGATCCTTGCTCATAATGAAACCCCAGGCCTTGGGGGCCGCATCGATGAAGCGTGGTTCCAAACCCAGTTCAGGGGTGAAAAAATTGGTCCCGAGGGCATTGCGGTCCGCCAGGGAAGCGGGAAGGGAGATCCAGACCCTGATAACAGCCAGGTAGATGCGGTAACCGGTGCATCCCGTACGAGCCAGGCTATAGAGGATATTGTAAACAAGGAACTACGCATGTTTAAAACACTCCGTGATAAGGGAGGCCTCCAATGA
- a CDS encoding NADH:ubiquinone reductase (Na(+)-transporting) subunit F, with protein MSPLLLGPLVVALIASILALIISVTDRIVNDYGEVTIDINGGKKVLTVKGGSPLLGTLAFQNIFVPSACGGRGSCGACKVRVLSDVGPHLPTELPYMNPEEVAKNVRLSCQIKVKQNLAIELPESLFNVRKFKTRVERIRNLTYDIKEVYLRLSDDAIAAGGISFTPGQYAQLVVPPYGELKESIQRAYSMSSTPQDKEHIEFLIRLVPGGIATTWVHQHLKEGDPVEVVGPFGEFAVRDTDAVMVFVAGGSGMAPFKSMLNHMAQTGQWTNRDIWYFFGARSKRDMFYLDEMADLAKRFPNFHFVPALSEPKPEDEWTGPVGLITNVLDSYFKEQISKDKPMEGYLCGSPGMIDACIKVMTANGIGQDKIYFDKFA; from the coding sequence ATGAGTCCCTTGCTCCTTGGGCCCCTGGTGGTTGCCCTCATTGCATCAATCCTTGCCCTGATTATTTCCGTCACTGACCGGATTGTGAACGACTATGGCGAAGTTACCATTGACATAAACGGCGGTAAGAAGGTGCTCACCGTAAAGGGCGGAAGTCCCCTGCTGGGCACTTTAGCCTTTCAGAATATCTTTGTCCCCTCTGCCTGCGGCGGCCGCGGTTCCTGCGGTGCCTGCAAAGTCAGAGTGCTGTCCGATGTGGGCCCCCATCTGCCGACGGAGCTTCCCTATATGAATCCTGAGGAGGTGGCGAAAAATGTTCGGCTTTCCTGCCAGATTAAGGTAAAACAGAATCTGGCCATAGAACTGCCGGAGAGCCTCTTTAATGTACGGAAATTCAAGACCAGGGTAGAACGGATTCGGAACCTTACCTACGATATTAAAGAAGTGTATTTACGGCTTTCCGATGATGCCATCGCCGCGGGGGGGATTTCCTTTACCCCAGGCCAATATGCCCAGCTGGTCGTTCCCCCCTATGGGGAGCTTAAGGAGAGTATCCAGCGAGCCTATTCCATGTCCTCTACCCCCCAGGATAAGGAACACATTGAGTTTCTTATCCGCCTCGTGCCCGGCGGCATTGCCACCACCTGGGTGCACCAGCACCTTAAAGAGGGGGACCCTGTAGAGGTCGTGGGCCCCTTCGGCGAGTTCGCTGTCCGGGATACCGATGCGGTTATGGTATTCGTGGCCGGTGGTTCCGGGATGGCCCCCTTTAAGTCCATGCTCAACCACATGGCCCAGACCGGCCAGTGGACCAATCGGGACATCTGGTACTTCTTTGGAGCCCGGTCCAAACGGGATATGTTCTATCTTGATGAAATGGCAGACCTGGCAAAGCGGTTCCCGAACTTCCATTTTGTGCCGGCTCTTTCAGAGCCCAAGCCTGAGGATGAATGGACCGGTCCGGTGGGGTTAATTACCAATGTTTTGGATTCCTATTTTAAGGAGCAGATCAGTAAGGATAAACCCATGGAGGGCTACCTCTGCGGAAGCCCTGGCATGATCGATGCCTGTATCAAAGTCATGACCGCCAACGGAATTGGTCAGGACAAGATCTATTTTGATAAGTTCGCATAA
- the lipA gene encoding lipoyl synthase has product MSRITPLRKPEWIRVKVPSGETWQHVTAILERRSLHTVCDEARCPNKGECWGAGTATFMILGDTCTRKCRFCAVATAKTGQPVLPEEAEQLALAVQELGLKYAVLTSVDRDDLADRGAHHFACCIRAIKDLNPAVRVEVLIPDFVEGEIEAVLEARPDVVAHNIETVRSLQQVRDRRASYEKSLHTLYLAKQGGISVTKSSMLLGLGEQVDEVLSAMDDLRSVGVDVLVLGQYLQPGPKQLPVVAYIHPDQFREYARIGREKGFSTVVASPFARTSYHAQEAWHDGTGGKHTAHEGIAGEGER; this is encoded by the coding sequence ATGTCTAGAATAACACCCCTGCGAAAGCCCGAATGGATTCGGGTGAAAGTACCTTCTGGCGAGACCTGGCAGCATGTCACAGCGATTCTCGAACGCCGGTCCCTCCATACGGTCTGTGACGAAGCCCGCTGTCCTAACAAGGGTGAATGCTGGGGGGCGGGAACCGCCACCTTTATGATTCTGGGGGATACCTGTACGCGAAAATGCCGTTTCTGCGCGGTCGCTACTGCGAAAACCGGTCAGCCCGTGCTTCCGGAAGAAGCAGAACAGCTTGCTCTGGCGGTCCAGGAATTGGGACTCAAATATGCGGTCCTCACTTCGGTGGATCGGGATGACCTTGCAGACCGGGGAGCCCATCACTTTGCCTGCTGCATCCGGGCCATAAAGGATCTGAACCCCGCTGTCCGGGTCGAGGTGCTCATACCCGATTTTGTAGAAGGAGAAATCGAAGCAGTTCTCGAAGCCAGGCCCGACGTGGTGGCCCATAATATAGAAACAGTCCGGTCCCTTCAGCAGGTTCGTGATAGGCGGGCTTCCTACGAAAAGAGTCTCCATACCCTGTATCTTGCAAAACAGGGTGGGATTTCGGTAACCAAATCGAGTATGTTACTTGGTCTCGGAGAACAGGTTGATGAGGTGCTCTCGGCCATGGATGATCTCCGTTCAGTTGGCGTGGACGTTCTGGTGTTAGGTCAATATCTTCAGCCCGGCCCGAAGCAGTTACCTGTAGTTGCATATATTCATCCGGACCAATTCAGGGAATATGCCCGGATCGGCCGGGAAAAGGGCTTTAGCACCGTAGTTGCAAGTCCCTTTGCCCGTACGAGTTACCATGCCCAGGAAGCCTGGCATGACGGTACCGGAGGAAAGCACACCGCTCATGAAGGGATCGCAGGGGAGGGGGAGCGATGA